The following coding sequences lie in one Arachis ipaensis cultivar K30076 chromosome B05, Araip1.1, whole genome shotgun sequence genomic window:
- the LOC107643272 gene encoding uncharacterized protein LOC107643272 isoform X1, translating to MESLLYAVSEKDAFAFSVAELLRLGKNEIDNSHSPPVLPASICAQSNFGMQHMRAFHHSNKPFLLGRGESWELHCHNSKLRISEPDFMPPPPRPHSDPYFVANIRGNIYLFARVPSVGFWVLKSGTWGSLPAPPLSPVDPTLRRAGVLKSPWCQWFASDDKLFLLAYQPGKEEIVVYDPQSDVWEKVEDKDTYFQLSSFGFDSMSTVSVPDVGNNCSVALTFRGENIRAGEYFNIKLYALLLDKQTNLVRCCQSLDECSNEIQVQQSKVWWYSPSMKCVDLGNGMVCALIIGSTQLRRHAGLEPLLWILVFTLAWTQEDQRFLSVVDVSVNQVYTRHLANPKDPDCLHSAFIVTPKDFSTAFVEQKHSLNWPGDKTKKDSQAQLPRTYTMKNILGELQTMRIYMEGRLQSIEASLARQQDAIDHLCTHFGIPNRCGIIPHPRTSQEEELHYSNLIVVCVSD from the exons ATGGAGTCATTATTATACGCAGTTTCGGAAAAAGATGCATTTGCTTTCTCTGTTGCAGAATTGCTTCGATTAGGGAAGAACGAGATCGATAACTCGCATTCCCCCCCTGTTCTTCCTGCGTCCATTTGTGCCCAATCAAATTTTGGAATGCAACACATGCGCGCTTTCCATCATTCTAACAAACCTTTCTTACTGGGCCGTGGTGAATCCTGGGAACTCCACTGCCACAACAGCAAGCTGCGGATATCAGAGCCTGACTTCATGCCTCCACCACCGAGACCTCATTCCGATCCTTATTTCGTTGCAAATATTAGAGGCAACATTTACTTGTTTGCACGCGTGCCCAGTGTAGGTTTTTGGGTTCTTAAATCCGGGACATGGGGTTCCTTGCCCGCTCCCCCACTTTCTCCTGTTGATCCAACACTCAGGCGCGCTGGTGTTCTTAAATCTCCTTGGTGTCAATGGTTCGCTTCTGATGACAAGCTTTTCCTGCTTGCATATCAACCTGGAAAAGAAGAAATAGTTGTCTATGACCCCCAAAGTGACGTCTGGGAGAAAGTGGAGGACAAGGACACCTACTTCCAGTTAAGCTCATTTGGTTTTGATTCAATGAGTACTGTCTCAGTTCCAGATGTAGGCAATAATTGCAGTGTGGCACTTACATTTAGGGGGGAAAACATTAGAGCAGGGGAATATTTTAACATCAAACTATATGCTCTGCTGCTTGATAAGCAAACTAACCTTGTCCGTTGCTGTCAATCGCTTGACGAGTGTTCTAATGAGATCCAAGTCCAACAGTCCAAAGTTTGGTGGTATTCCCCAAGCATGAAATGTGTTGACCTTGGCAATGGCATGGTATGTGCTCTCATCATTGGGAGCACACAATTAAGGCGTCATGCTGGTCTAGAACCTCTCCTTTGGATATTGGTATTTACCCTAGCCTGGACACAAGAGGACCAAAGATTCCTATCTGTTGTTGATGTTTCTGTGAATCAAGTCTACACCAGGCACCTCGCCAATCCCAAGGATCCTGATTGTCTGCACAGTGCCTTTATTGTAACACCCAA GGATTTTAGCACTGCATTTGTGGAGCAGAAACACTCACTGAATTGGCCGGGTGACAAGACAAAGAAGGATAGCCAAGCTCAACTGCCACGAACATACACCATGAAGAACATTTTGGGGGAACTTCAAACCATGAGGATTTATATGGAAGGAAGATTACAAAGTATTGAAGCAAGTCTTGCAAGGCAACAAGATGCTATTGATCATCTCTGCACGCATTTCGGGATTCCGAATAGGTGTGGCATAATCCCTCATCCGCGCACAAGTCAAG AAGAAGAGTTGCATTATTCTAATCTGATCGTAGTGTGCGTGAGTGATTGA
- the LOC107643272 gene encoding uncharacterized protein LOC107643272 isoform X2, with protein sequence MESLLYAVSEKDAFAFSVAELLRLGKNEIDNSHSPPVLPASICAQSNFGMQHMRAFHHSNKPFLLGRGESWELHCHNSKLRISEPDFMPPPPRPHSDPYFVANIRGNIYLFARVPSVGFWVLKSGTWGSLPAPPLSPVDPTLRRAGVLKSPWCQWFASDDKLFLLAYQPGKEEIVVYDPQSDVWEKVEDKDTYFQLSSFGFDSMSTVSVPDVGNNCSVALTFRGENIRAGEYFNIKLYALLLDKQTNLVRCCQSLDECSNEIQVQQSKVWWYSPSMKCVDLGNGMVCALIIGSTQLRRHAGLEPLLWILVFTLAWTQEDQRFLSVVDVSVNQVYTRHLANPKDPDCLHSAFIVTPKDFSTAFVEQKHSLNWPGDKTKKDSQAQLPRTYTMKNILGELQTMRIYMEGRLQSIEASLARQQDAIDHLCTHFGIPNRCGIIPHPRTSQGDEQ encoded by the exons ATGGAGTCATTATTATACGCAGTTTCGGAAAAAGATGCATTTGCTTTCTCTGTTGCAGAATTGCTTCGATTAGGGAAGAACGAGATCGATAACTCGCATTCCCCCCCTGTTCTTCCTGCGTCCATTTGTGCCCAATCAAATTTTGGAATGCAACACATGCGCGCTTTCCATCATTCTAACAAACCTTTCTTACTGGGCCGTGGTGAATCCTGGGAACTCCACTGCCACAACAGCAAGCTGCGGATATCAGAGCCTGACTTCATGCCTCCACCACCGAGACCTCATTCCGATCCTTATTTCGTTGCAAATATTAGAGGCAACATTTACTTGTTTGCACGCGTGCCCAGTGTAGGTTTTTGGGTTCTTAAATCCGGGACATGGGGTTCCTTGCCCGCTCCCCCACTTTCTCCTGTTGATCCAACACTCAGGCGCGCTGGTGTTCTTAAATCTCCTTGGTGTCAATGGTTCGCTTCTGATGACAAGCTTTTCCTGCTTGCATATCAACCTGGAAAAGAAGAAATAGTTGTCTATGACCCCCAAAGTGACGTCTGGGAGAAAGTGGAGGACAAGGACACCTACTTCCAGTTAAGCTCATTTGGTTTTGATTCAATGAGTACTGTCTCAGTTCCAGATGTAGGCAATAATTGCAGTGTGGCACTTACATTTAGGGGGGAAAACATTAGAGCAGGGGAATATTTTAACATCAAACTATATGCTCTGCTGCTTGATAAGCAAACTAACCTTGTCCGTTGCTGTCAATCGCTTGACGAGTGTTCTAATGAGATCCAAGTCCAACAGTCCAAAGTTTGGTGGTATTCCCCAAGCATGAAATGTGTTGACCTTGGCAATGGCATGGTATGTGCTCTCATCATTGGGAGCACACAATTAAGGCGTCATGCTGGTCTAGAACCTCTCCTTTGGATATTGGTATTTACCCTAGCCTGGACACAAGAGGACCAAAGATTCCTATCTGTTGTTGATGTTTCTGTGAATCAAGTCTACACCAGGCACCTCGCCAATCCCAAGGATCCTGATTGTCTGCACAGTGCCTTTATTGTAACACCCAA GGATTTTAGCACTGCATTTGTGGAGCAGAAACACTCACTGAATTGGCCGGGTGACAAGACAAAGAAGGATAGCCAAGCTCAACTGCCACGAACATACACCATGAAGAACATTTTGGGGGAACTTCAAACCATGAGGATTTATATGGAAGGAAGATTACAAAGTATTGAAGCAAGTCTTGCAAGGCAACAAGATGCTATTGATCATCTCTGCACGCATTTCGGGATTCCGAATAGGTGTGGCATAATCCCTCATCCGCGCACAAGTCAAGGTGACGAGCAATGA